In the Topomyia yanbarensis strain Yona2022 chromosome 3, ASM3024719v1, whole genome shotgun sequence genome, one interval contains:
- the LOC131686894 gene encoding serine protease inhibitor dipetalogastin-like has protein sequence MHLFQLLAIAVFLALVGLSRATYTVYPPEYDLTDEQVKTFIGCIAQTMDEKDPKSRYDPVCATDGFSYYNQYLLGCLTELVPSVQFSFFGRCPNEPIFRPMESIRDWWLMPEGNRRKSQSCMSQCEKLFKPVCGTDKKSYSSDCVLGCVTEIAPHITKSYEGFCTQDMVVQQKCPPILQPFCGTDGVTYLNLCHLRYAAAMLPGLKEAHLGDCVRRLDVIQKGFDLQTNLKSEKHG, from the coding sequence ATGCATTTGTTTCAATTACTCGCCATCGCGGTGTTTTTGGCCTTGGTTGGTCTATCCCGTGCAACATATACGGTATATCCGCCGGAATACGACCTCACGGACGAGCAGGTGAAGACCTTTATCGGTTGCATTGCCCAGACCATGGACGAAAAAGATCCCAAAAGCCGTTATGATCCAGTTTGTGCTACCGATGGTTTCAGCTACTACAACCAATACTTGCTCGGATGCCTGACAGAGCTCGTTCCGTCGGTTCAATTTTCCTTCTTCGGTCGCTGCCCGAATGAGCCGATCTTTAGGCCGATGGAATCCATCCGCGATTGGTGGCTGATGCCGGAAGGCAATCGCAGAAAGTCCCAATCTTGCATGAGTCAGTGCGAGAAGTTATTCAAGCCGGTCTGCGGTACGGACAAGAAATCCTACAGCAGCGATTGCGTTCTGGGCTGTGTCACGGAAATAGCGCCGCACATTACCAAATCCTACGAAGGTTTCTGCACGCAGGATATGGTGGTCCAACAGAAATGTCCACCAATACTGCAACCGTTCTGCGGTACGGATGGTGTTACGTACCTGAATCTGTGTCATCTGCGCTACGCTGCCGCAATGCTTCCGGGGTTAAAGGAAGCTCACCTGGGCGATTGCGTGCGACGGTTGGATGTCATCCAGAAAGGGTTCGATCTGCAGACTAATCTGAAATCGGAAAAGCACGGTTGA